From Salvelinus fontinalis isolate EN_2023a chromosome 37, ASM2944872v1, whole genome shotgun sequence, the proteins below share one genomic window:
- the LOC129836382 gene encoding fibronectin type 3 and ankyrin repeat domains 1 protein-like, giving the protein MTNPGSHKPFKAPTPPVIGKVSHHSIDLSWETEENEPRTGSPEKWTRFSVEEMDPKSHTYGTIYVGYSSHHTVESLEPGTSYKYRLRITRPTGESLYSPAVSVSTTREPMSGKNLHLAVNMNDEEDMTRVLESGTVSVNVNDKHGFTPLMVSAKKGFARLVHKLVEHGADVNMKNGSGKDSLMLACFFGHLDIVKYLRRFGATWQSQDMGGCTPLHWAADGGHLAVIAYMIQDGCELNVRDTVSHWTPLMRVSAVSGNPAVASLLIRAGADVNTRDKDGKTPLMVAVLNNHEELVQLLLDSGADHDVKNEFGSGAAEMAKAFGREVMYFSISITVVLYATVIVNI; this is encoded by the exons ATGACAAATCCAG GCAGCCATAAACCATTCAAGGCACCGACTCCTCCTGTCATTGGTAAAGTGAGTCACCATAGCATTGACCTGagctgggagacagaggagaatgaaCCACGGACGGGCTCACCAGAGAAATGGACCCGCTTCTCTGTAGAAGAGATGGACCCCAAATCCCACACATATGGGACTATCTATGT TGGGTACAGCAGTCACCACACTGTAGAAAGTTTGGAGCCCGGCACGTCCTATAAGTACAGACTGAGAATCACAAGACCAACTGGGGAGTCCCTCTACAGCCCggctgtgtctgtctctaccacac GTGAGCCTATGAGTGGGAAGAACCTCCATCTTGCTGTCAACATGAATGATGAGGAGGACATGACCAGAGTGTTGGAGTCTGG GACAGTCAGTGTGAACGTCAATGACAAACACGGTTTCACTCCTCTCATGGTGTCTGCAAAGAAAGGCTTTGCCAG ACTGGTTCACAAATTGGTAGAACACGGTGCAGACGTGAATATGAAGAACGGTAGTGGGAAAGACAG TCTGATGCTGGCATGTTTCTTTGGCCACCTGGACATAGTGAAGTACCTGAGGAGATTTGGGGCCACGTGGCAGTCCCAGGACATGGGGGGCTGTACCCCCCTCCACTGGGCAGCTGACGGAGGACACCTTGCTGTCATAGCCTACATGATCCAGGATGGCTGTGAG TTGAACGTTAGGGACACCGTGTCCCACTGGACTCCTCTGATGAGGGTGTCAGCGGTCAGTGGGAACCCAGCGGTGGCCTCTCTCCTCATCAGAGCCGGGGCTGATGTCAACACCAGGGACAAGGATGGCAAAACACCACTTATG GTGGCAGTGTTGAACAACCATGAGGAGCTGGTGCAGCTGTTGTTGGACAGTGGGGCCGACCACGATGTGAAGAACGAG TTTGGGTCAGGGGCAGCTGAAATGGCAAAGGCCTTTGGAAGAGAGGTAATGTATTTCTCCATATCCATTACTGTTGTGTTATATGCTACTGTTATAGTGAATATATGA
- the LOC129836384 gene encoding erythroid differentiation-related factor 1-like isoform X2, which translates to MSSAPGNREDGVPPDRGSEDVTLDDSGGDIASTTGRQELEMCLGNNEIKSRAVVKYSAAPPPTTYALLQEKTDLKLPPANWLRESPQLGPAGSTVLGSSSKSKPFSSFGMAYDFIDSIGDDVDVVSDSENIKKLLKIPYSKSHVSMAVHRVGRTLLLDELDIQELFMRSSQTGDWTWLKEFYQRLIDQKWQRKKKSKEHWYQKAILSKFLYYSINGDGAAEPVPDSDNPDEGCRAEEFGPSWPATFTSNASDSEESAAHKEEGVPMDSKYALGQVASKEQNLTTLFNEGENSQGLRNDFVRNILWTFEDIHMLVGSNMPIFGGGRYPAVSLRLRDNNKPINILTGIDYWLDNLMCNVPELVMCFHVNGIVQKYEMIKTEDIPDLENSTFSTRVVKDIAQNILSFLKSNCTKEGHTYWLFKASGSDIVKLYDLTTLCEEAAEEKCQNPFTLPVAVLLYKVASNMMLKKSQNRKHYGTIRTLLLNCVKLLDQDRHPQIIASAHYMLAELFQLDEPPEEGAGGESLRAGGSEDSYSDEDDEEDPEDLPEDSDENGSFSTTLDSQDDSKAVAIIKSVGELSVPEKYKSTHQIRPIYAFPVSQDKEERCRHVLSYVLKGLKAVDGSIKKESDLPAADPNTPIPLKYDDGSKAVEKGIALLLDRAGPFQEDRKHPTRSGMIPGSWQHRMKLQLFFKASKAYYVLSDAATNLLKYGRALRYIKLALQCHDAYCSVSVTLHSRVLLFHSQCLSLCGDIQLMLAQNASNRAAYLEEYSYQTKEDQEVLHSLHRESSCQAFNMASDLATDPEYQLFVSSKCYEAAYELLTSGVVKEHGPEQLAQVLKRLGNIRNEIGVFYMNQAAAMQTEKEVKKSVSIAEQEIWKKSFSCFEKGMKDFEAIEDSTNTSLLLCNTGRLMRICAQAHCATSADLSRGEFSPEESLYYNKAIDYYLRAMRSLATRGNHPAVWDSVNWELSTTYFTLATLLQDYAPLSRKAQEQIEREVTEAMLKSLKYCDLQTESARQPLYQYRAATIHHRLASMYHSCFRNQMGDEHLRKQHRSLAELHYSKAVLLFLSLKDAPCELLRTLLERVAFAEFTMAGQSSSGAKLKTLTGALDILTDTRHAFLLIHKELLEDHTETDCPELTRPLDSGADGTTSSGLNTIEVMKLIGVFEPSFSFLLLQLVKLMTAMKRKPSNKDEELLKTYKNVYSKILRAEKTAPLLSRIELFLDLLQQLTPNTGSGDLGASS; encoded by the exons ATGAGTTCAGCACCAGGGAACCGAGAGGATGGCGTCCCTCCAGACCGTGGAAGTGAAGACGTAACGTTAGATGACAGCGGGGGTGATATTGCCAGTACTACTGGCAGACAG GAGTTGGAGATGTGCCTTGGCAACAACGAAATAAAGAGCCGTGCGGTGGTGAAGTACTCTGCTGCCCCTCCACCCACCACCTATGCACTACTGCAGGAGAAGACAGACCTGAAGCTTCCTCCTGCCAACTGGCTCCGGGAGAGTCCCCAACTTGGGCCTGCAGGGTCCACTGTACTAGGGTCCAGCAGCAAGAGCAAGCCTTTCTCTAG TTTTGGGATGGCCTATGACTTCATTGATTCTATTGGGGATGATGTTGATGTGGTGTCAGACTCTGAG AACATCAAGAAGCTGTTAAAGATCCCCTACAGTAAGTCCCATGTCAGTATGGCCGTCCACCGCGTGGGAAGGACTCTCCTCCTTGATGAACTGGACATTCAGGAGCTCTTCATGAGGTCCTCTCAG ACAGGAGATTGGACATGGCTGAAGGAGTTTTACCAGAGACTAATAGATCAAAAGTGGCAGAGAAAAAAGAAGAGCAAGGAACACTGGTACCAAAAAGCAATCCTGTCCAAGTTCCTCTACTACAG TATTAATGGTGATGGAGCCGCAGAGCCTGTCCCTGACTCAGACAATCCTGATGAGGGGTGTCGGGCGGAGGAGTTTGGTCCCTCCTGGCCTGCTACATTCACTAGCAACGCTTCAGACTCCGAGGAGTCTGCAGCACACAAAGAG GAAGGGGTTCCCATGGACAGCAAGTATGCATTGGGGCAAGTGGCTTCCAAAGAGCAGAACCTTACCACACTGTTCAACGAGGGGGAGAACAgtcag GGTTTGAGGAATGACTTTGTGAGGAACATCTTGTGGACATTTGAGGACATCCACATGCTGGTGGGGTCCAACATGCCTATCTTTGGAGGAGGGCGCTACCCAGCTGTCAGCCTGCGGCTCAG GGATAACAACAAGCCAATCAACATTCTCACGGGTATTGACTACTGGCTGGACAATCTGATGTGCAATGTTCCAGAGCTCGTCATGTGCTTTCATGTCAATGGCATCGTACAG AAATATGAGATGATCAAAACGGAAGACATCCCTGATCTGGAGAACTCCACCTTCTCAACCAGGGTTGTGAAAGACATCGCTCAGAACATTCTGTCCTTCCTCAAGTCTAACTGCACCAAAGAGGGCCATACCTACTGGCTCTTCAAAG CCAGTGGAAGTGACATTGTAAAGCTGTATGACCTCACCACTCTCTGTGAGGAAGCAGCAGAGGAGAAATGCCAGAACCCATTCACTTTGCCAGTGGCTGTGCTCCTTTACAA AGTGGCTAGCAACATGATGCTGAAGAAGAGCCAGAACAGGAAGCACTATGGAACAATCAGAACGTTGCTTCTCAACTGTGTGAAGCTCCTGGACCAGGACAGGCACCCACAG ATCATAGCATCGGCCCACTACATGCTGGCAGAGCTGTTCCAGTTGGACGAGCCTCCAGAGGAGGGAGCTGGTGGGGAGTCGCTGCGGGCTGGGGGCTCAGAGGATAGCTACAGTGACGAGGATGATGAAGAGGATCCAGAAGACCTACCAGAGGACAGTGATGAGAACGGCTCCTTTAGTACCACGTTGGACTCACAGGATGATAGCAAAGCTGTAGCTATTATCAAATCAGTGGGGGAGCTGTCTGTTCCAGAGAAGTACAAGTCCACTCACCAGATCAGG CCAATCTACGCATTTCCCGTCTCTCAAGACAAGGAGGAAAGATGTCGGCATGTCCTCAGCTATGTCTTAAAG GGCCTAAAAGCAGTGGACGGCAGCATTAAGAAGGAGAGTGACCTCCCAGCTGCTGACCCAAACACCCCCATCCCCCTGAAGTACGACGATGGGAGTAAGGCCGTGGAGAAAGGGATCGCACTCCTTCTGGACAGAG CTGGCCCCTTCCAGGAGGATCGGAAGCATCCGACCCGGTCAGGGATGATCCCAGGGTCCTGGCAGCACCGTATGAAGCTGCAGCTCTTCTTCAAGGCGTCCAAGGCCTACTACGTACTGTCAGACGCTGCCACTAACCTGCTCAAGTACGGCCGGGCCCTGCGCTACATCAAACTGGCCCTGCAGTGCCACG aTGCCTACTGTTCAGTGAGCGTTACCCTGCACTCGCGGGTGCTGCTGTTCCACAgccagtgtctgtctctgtgtggggacATCCAGCTGATGCTTGCCCAGAATGCCAGTAACCGTGCTGCCTACCTGGAGGAGTACAGCTACCAGACCAAGGAGGACCAGGAGGTGCTGCACAGCCTGCACAGAGAGAGCAGCTGCCAGG CCTTTAACATGGCCAGTGACCTGGCCACGGACCCAGAGTACCAGCTGTTTGTGAGCAGTAAGTGTTACGAGGCGGCCTACGAGCTGCTGACCTCTGGGGTGGTGAAGGAGCATGGCCCTGAACAGCTAGCCCAGGTACTGAAGAGGCTGGGCAACATTCGCAACGAGATCGGAGTCTTCTACATGAACCAGGCTGCTGCCATGCAGACCGAGAAGGAAG TGAAGAAGTCTGTATCTATAGCTGAACAGGAGATATGGAAGAAGAGTTTCTCGTGCTTTGAGAAGGGCATGAAGGACTTTGAGGCCATTGAGGACAGCACCAACACCTCCCTGCTGCTGTGCAACACAGGCAGGCTGATGAGGATCTGTGCCCAGGCCCACTGTGCTACATCTGCAGACCTGAGCAGAGGAGAGTTCTCCCCAGAGGAGTCTCTCTATTACAATAAG gcTATAGACTACTACCTCAGGGCTATGCGTTCCCTGGCCACCAGAGGGAACCACCCTGCAGTGTGGGACTCAGTCAACTGGGAGCTGTCCACTACCTACTTCACCCTGGCCACTCTGCTGCAGGACTACGCCCCTCTGTCCAGGAAGGCTCAGGAACAG ATTGAGCGGGAGGTGACGGAGGCCATGCTGAAGTCTCTGAAGTACTGTGACCTGCAGACCGAGTCGGCCCGCCAGCCCCTCTACCAGTACAGAGCTGCCACCATCCACCACCGCCTGGCCTCCATGTACCACAGCTGCTTCCGCAACCAG ATGGGGGATGAGCACCTGAGGAAGCAGCACAGGAGCCTGGCAGAGCTGCACTACAGCAAGGCTGTCCTCCTGTTCCTCAGCCTGAAGGACGCACCCTGCGAGCTGCTCCGCACCCTGCTGGAGAGGGTGGCCTTCGCCGAGTTCACCATGGCAG gtcagAGCAGCAGTGGGGCCAAGCTGAAGACCCTGACAGGAGCCCTGGATATATTGACAGACACACGCCATGCCTTCCTGCTTATCCACAAAGAGCTGCTAGAGGACcacacagag ACAGACTGCCCAGAGTTGACAAGACCCCTTGACAGTGGTGCAGATGGGACCACCTCCTCAGGGCTGAACACCATAGAAGTGATGAAGTTGATTGGCGTCTTTGAGCCCAGTTTCTCCTTCCTGCTGCTGCAGCTGGTCAAACTGATGACGGCCATGAAGCGCAAACCAAG CAATAAGGACGAGGAGCTCCTGAAGACCTACAAGAATGTTTACTCCAAGATACTGCGTGCTGAAAAGACTGCTCCACTCCTCAGCCGCATTGAGCTCTTCCTCGACCTCCTGCAACAGCTGACCCCAAACACAGGAAGCGGTGACCTTGGGGCATCGTCATGA
- the LOC129836384 gene encoding erythroid differentiation-related factor 1-like isoform X1, whose protein sequence is MSSAPGNREDGVPPDRGSEDVTLDDSGGDIASTTGRQELEMCLGNNEIKSRAVVKYSAAPPPTTYALLQEKTDLKLPPANWLRESPQLGPAGSTVLGSSSKSKPFSSFGMAYDFIDSIGDDVDVVSDSENIKKLLKIPYSKSHVSMAVHRVGRTLLLDELDIQELFMRSSQTGDWTWLKEFYQRLIDQKWQRKKKSKEHWYQKAILSKFLYYSINGDGAAEPVPDSDNPDEGCRAEEFGPSWPATFTSNASDSEESAAHKEEGVPMDSKYALGQVASKEQNLTTLFNEGENSQGLRNDFVRNILWTFEDIHMLVGSNMPIFGGGRYPAVSLRLRDNNKPINILTGIDYWLDNLMCNVPELVMCFHVNGIVQKYEMIKTEDIPDLENSTFSTRVVKDIAQNILSFLKSNCTKEGHTYWLFKASGSDIVKLYDLTTLCEEAAEEKCQNPFTLPVAVLLYKVASNMMLKKSQNRKHYGTIRTLLLNCVKLLDQDRHPQIIASAHYMLAELFQLDEPPEEGAGGESLRAGGSEDSYSDEDDEEDPEDLPEDSDENGSFSTTLDSQDDSKAVAIIKSVGELSVPEKYKSTHQIRPIYAFPVSQDKEERCRHVLSYVLKGLKAVDGSIKKESDLPAADPNTPIPLKYDDGSKAVEKGIALLLDRAGPFQEDRKHPTRSGMIPGSWQHRMKLQLFFKASKAYYVLSDAATNLLKYGRALRYIKLALQCHDAYCSVSVTLHSRVLLFHSQCLSLCGDIQLMLAQNASNRAAYLEEYSYQTKEDQEVLHSLHRESSCQDQSGLCDCPPAFNMASDLATDPEYQLFVSSKCYEAAYELLTSGVVKEHGPEQLAQVLKRLGNIRNEIGVFYMNQAAAMQTEKEVKKSVSIAEQEIWKKSFSCFEKGMKDFEAIEDSTNTSLLLCNTGRLMRICAQAHCATSADLSRGEFSPEESLYYNKAIDYYLRAMRSLATRGNHPAVWDSVNWELSTTYFTLATLLQDYAPLSRKAQEQIEREVTEAMLKSLKYCDLQTESARQPLYQYRAATIHHRLASMYHSCFRNQMGDEHLRKQHRSLAELHYSKAVLLFLSLKDAPCELLRTLLERVAFAEFTMAGQSSSGAKLKTLTGALDILTDTRHAFLLIHKELLEDHTETDCPELTRPLDSGADGTTSSGLNTIEVMKLIGVFEPSFSFLLLQLVKLMTAMKRKPSNKDEELLKTYKNVYSKILRAEKTAPLLSRIELFLDLLQQLTPNTGSGDLGASS, encoded by the exons ATGAGTTCAGCACCAGGGAACCGAGAGGATGGCGTCCCTCCAGACCGTGGAAGTGAAGACGTAACGTTAGATGACAGCGGGGGTGATATTGCCAGTACTACTGGCAGACAG GAGTTGGAGATGTGCCTTGGCAACAACGAAATAAAGAGCCGTGCGGTGGTGAAGTACTCTGCTGCCCCTCCACCCACCACCTATGCACTACTGCAGGAGAAGACAGACCTGAAGCTTCCTCCTGCCAACTGGCTCCGGGAGAGTCCCCAACTTGGGCCTGCAGGGTCCACTGTACTAGGGTCCAGCAGCAAGAGCAAGCCTTTCTCTAG TTTTGGGATGGCCTATGACTTCATTGATTCTATTGGGGATGATGTTGATGTGGTGTCAGACTCTGAG AACATCAAGAAGCTGTTAAAGATCCCCTACAGTAAGTCCCATGTCAGTATGGCCGTCCACCGCGTGGGAAGGACTCTCCTCCTTGATGAACTGGACATTCAGGAGCTCTTCATGAGGTCCTCTCAG ACAGGAGATTGGACATGGCTGAAGGAGTTTTACCAGAGACTAATAGATCAAAAGTGGCAGAGAAAAAAGAAGAGCAAGGAACACTGGTACCAAAAAGCAATCCTGTCCAAGTTCCTCTACTACAG TATTAATGGTGATGGAGCCGCAGAGCCTGTCCCTGACTCAGACAATCCTGATGAGGGGTGTCGGGCGGAGGAGTTTGGTCCCTCCTGGCCTGCTACATTCACTAGCAACGCTTCAGACTCCGAGGAGTCTGCAGCACACAAAGAG GAAGGGGTTCCCATGGACAGCAAGTATGCATTGGGGCAAGTGGCTTCCAAAGAGCAGAACCTTACCACACTGTTCAACGAGGGGGAGAACAgtcag GGTTTGAGGAATGACTTTGTGAGGAACATCTTGTGGACATTTGAGGACATCCACATGCTGGTGGGGTCCAACATGCCTATCTTTGGAGGAGGGCGCTACCCAGCTGTCAGCCTGCGGCTCAG GGATAACAACAAGCCAATCAACATTCTCACGGGTATTGACTACTGGCTGGACAATCTGATGTGCAATGTTCCAGAGCTCGTCATGTGCTTTCATGTCAATGGCATCGTACAG AAATATGAGATGATCAAAACGGAAGACATCCCTGATCTGGAGAACTCCACCTTCTCAACCAGGGTTGTGAAAGACATCGCTCAGAACATTCTGTCCTTCCTCAAGTCTAACTGCACCAAAGAGGGCCATACCTACTGGCTCTTCAAAG CCAGTGGAAGTGACATTGTAAAGCTGTATGACCTCACCACTCTCTGTGAGGAAGCAGCAGAGGAGAAATGCCAGAACCCATTCACTTTGCCAGTGGCTGTGCTCCTTTACAA AGTGGCTAGCAACATGATGCTGAAGAAGAGCCAGAACAGGAAGCACTATGGAACAATCAGAACGTTGCTTCTCAACTGTGTGAAGCTCCTGGACCAGGACAGGCACCCACAG ATCATAGCATCGGCCCACTACATGCTGGCAGAGCTGTTCCAGTTGGACGAGCCTCCAGAGGAGGGAGCTGGTGGGGAGTCGCTGCGGGCTGGGGGCTCAGAGGATAGCTACAGTGACGAGGATGATGAAGAGGATCCAGAAGACCTACCAGAGGACAGTGATGAGAACGGCTCCTTTAGTACCACGTTGGACTCACAGGATGATAGCAAAGCTGTAGCTATTATCAAATCAGTGGGGGAGCTGTCTGTTCCAGAGAAGTACAAGTCCACTCACCAGATCAGG CCAATCTACGCATTTCCCGTCTCTCAAGACAAGGAGGAAAGATGTCGGCATGTCCTCAGCTATGTCTTAAAG GGCCTAAAAGCAGTGGACGGCAGCATTAAGAAGGAGAGTGACCTCCCAGCTGCTGACCCAAACACCCCCATCCCCCTGAAGTACGACGATGGGAGTAAGGCCGTGGAGAAAGGGATCGCACTCCTTCTGGACAGAG CTGGCCCCTTCCAGGAGGATCGGAAGCATCCGACCCGGTCAGGGATGATCCCAGGGTCCTGGCAGCACCGTATGAAGCTGCAGCTCTTCTTCAAGGCGTCCAAGGCCTACTACGTACTGTCAGACGCTGCCACTAACCTGCTCAAGTACGGCCGGGCCCTGCGCTACATCAAACTGGCCCTGCAGTGCCACG aTGCCTACTGTTCAGTGAGCGTTACCCTGCACTCGCGGGTGCTGCTGTTCCACAgccagtgtctgtctctgtgtggggacATCCAGCTGATGCTTGCCCAGAATGCCAGTAACCGTGCTGCCTACCTGGAGGAGTACAGCTACCAGACCAAGGAGGACCAGGAGGTGCTGCACAGCCTGCACAGAGAGAGCAGCTGCCAGG ATCAGTCTGGCCTGTGTGACTGTCCCCCAGCCTTTAACATGGCCAGTGACCTGGCCACGGACCCAGAGTACCAGCTGTTTGTGAGCAGTAAGTGTTACGAGGCGGCCTACGAGCTGCTGACCTCTGGGGTGGTGAAGGAGCATGGCCCTGAACAGCTAGCCCAGGTACTGAAGAGGCTGGGCAACATTCGCAACGAGATCGGAGTCTTCTACATGAACCAGGCTGCTGCCATGCAGACCGAGAAGGAAG TGAAGAAGTCTGTATCTATAGCTGAACAGGAGATATGGAAGAAGAGTTTCTCGTGCTTTGAGAAGGGCATGAAGGACTTTGAGGCCATTGAGGACAGCACCAACACCTCCCTGCTGCTGTGCAACACAGGCAGGCTGATGAGGATCTGTGCCCAGGCCCACTGTGCTACATCTGCAGACCTGAGCAGAGGAGAGTTCTCCCCAGAGGAGTCTCTCTATTACAATAAG gcTATAGACTACTACCTCAGGGCTATGCGTTCCCTGGCCACCAGAGGGAACCACCCTGCAGTGTGGGACTCAGTCAACTGGGAGCTGTCCACTACCTACTTCACCCTGGCCACTCTGCTGCAGGACTACGCCCCTCTGTCCAGGAAGGCTCAGGAACAG ATTGAGCGGGAGGTGACGGAGGCCATGCTGAAGTCTCTGAAGTACTGTGACCTGCAGACCGAGTCGGCCCGCCAGCCCCTCTACCAGTACAGAGCTGCCACCATCCACCACCGCCTGGCCTCCATGTACCACAGCTGCTTCCGCAACCAG ATGGGGGATGAGCACCTGAGGAAGCAGCACAGGAGCCTGGCAGAGCTGCACTACAGCAAGGCTGTCCTCCTGTTCCTCAGCCTGAAGGACGCACCCTGCGAGCTGCTCCGCACCCTGCTGGAGAGGGTGGCCTTCGCCGAGTTCACCATGGCAG gtcagAGCAGCAGTGGGGCCAAGCTGAAGACCCTGACAGGAGCCCTGGATATATTGACAGACACACGCCATGCCTTCCTGCTTATCCACAAAGAGCTGCTAGAGGACcacacagag ACAGACTGCCCAGAGTTGACAAGACCCCTTGACAGTGGTGCAGATGGGACCACCTCCTCAGGGCTGAACACCATAGAAGTGATGAAGTTGATTGGCGTCTTTGAGCCCAGTTTCTCCTTCCTGCTGCTGCAGCTGGTCAAACTGATGACGGCCATGAAGCGCAAACCAAG CAATAAGGACGAGGAGCTCCTGAAGACCTACAAGAATGTTTACTCCAAGATACTGCGTGCTGAAAAGACTGCTCCACTCCTCAGCCGCATTGAGCTCTTCCTCGACCTCCTGCAACAGCTGACCCCAAACACAGGAAGCGGTGACCTTGGGGCATCGTCATGA